From a region of the Campylobacter showae genome:
- the ssb gene encoding single-stranded DNA-binding protein, translating to MFAQATIIGNLTKDIELRYMASGTAIGNTAIASTHKFNAANGEKREETCFIDVTFMGKSAEIANQYLAKGSRIFIEGRLKFDRWTDNNGQNRSKHSVIVDKMIMLDTKDKQEAGQNEQAYPTPQIENEYEGNAQDAPFEQ from the coding sequence ATGTTCGCACAAGCTACGATCATAGGAAATTTAACCAAAGACATAGAGCTAAGATACATGGCTAGCGGTACGGCTATAGGCAATACCGCGATAGCCTCGACGCACAAATTTAATGCAGCAAACGGCGAGAAGCGAGAAGAGACATGCTTTATAGACGTAACTTTTATGGGTAAAAGCGCGGAAATAGCCAATCAATACTTGGCTAAGGGCTCAAGGATATTCATCGAGGGGCGGCTGAAATTCGACCGATGGACGGACAATAACGGACAAAACAGAAGCAAGCATAGCGTGATCGTCGATAAAATGATAATGCTTGATACCAAAGATAAGCAAGAAGCCGGGCAAAACGAGCAAGCCTATCCTACGCCACAGATAGAAAACGAGTATGAGGGTAACGCGCAAGATGCGCCATTCGAGCAATAA